The window AACGCGGGCCGCTCGGCCGCGAGCCGGTCGAGGAGTGCCCCGACGGTCACGGCGCCGTCGAGCGGCACGTGCAGGACGGCCTGCCCGCCCGCGAACTCACGCAGGATCGCGGGCAGGCGGACCGGGACCTCGATCACGCCGGCTCCGGCAGGACGGCAGCCTTGACGCACAGCACCGGCGGCAGGTGCGCGGCGATCTGCTGCCAACTCTCGCCGCGGTCGGCGGTGGCGTAGACCTCGCCGTTGCGGTTGCCGAAGTACACGCCGACCGGGTCGGCGTCGTCGGCGCACATCCCGTCGCGCAGTACCGCGCCGTAGTGCGGGTCCGACGGGAGGCCGTTCGTCAGCGCCGACCAGGTCGCCCCGGCGTCGTCGGTGCGGTAGACGCGGCACTTCCGCTCGGGCGGGAACCGCTCCTCGCCCGAGACGATCGGGAACACGAAGACCGAGCCGGGCGCGTTCGGGTCGGCGACCATCGGGAACCCGAAGTCGGCGGGCAGCCCGTCGACGATCGAGACCCAGCGGTCGCCGCCGTCGTCGCTGCGGTAGACCCCGCCGTGATTCTGGGCGAAAAGCTGCTCCGGTCGCTGCGGGTTGCGCGCCACCTTGTGCACGCACTGGCCGTACTCCGGCTCCTCGCCGGGCAGGAAGTCGGCGAGGATTCCGCGGTTCGCCGGTGACCACGACTCACCACCGTCGCCGGTCCGGTAGACCCCGCCGGTCGACATCGCGACCAGGACCCGGGCCGGGTCCGTCGGGTGCGGCAGGACGGTGTGCAACGCCTGGCCGCCACCGCCGGGTTGCCACTCCTTGCGGTGCGGGTGATTCCACAGACCCTCGACCAGCGAGAACGTCTCGCCGCCGTCGGTCGAGCGGAACAGCGCGGAGGGCTCCACGCCGGCGTAGACGACGCCGGGCTGGTCCGCCGGCGCCGGGGCGAGCTGCCAGACGCGCGCCACCGCCGCGTCCGTGCCCTCCGGGAACCGGACCGCGCCGCGCTCGGTGTCGACCCAGGTCGCGCCGAGGTCGTCCGAGCGGACGACCATCGGGCCCCAGTGCCAGCTCATCGCCCCGGCGAGGATGCGCGTGCGCCCGCCGCGCGTGTCGATCGCGGCCGAGTACACCTCGCTCATCCCGAAGTGGGGGCCGGTCAGGGACCAGCTCCTCCGGTCGTCGTCGCTGCGGGCCAGGAACAGCCCTTTCGCCGTGCCGATCGCTGCCAGCGTGGTGGCCATGCGTCACCGTCCTCGTCCGGGGTTCTCTCACCCTGACAGACCCCACCGACGACCGGAACTCATCGGTCGGACGTCAGGCGGGGAGCTCCCAGAGGGCGGTCCAGGCGATCCCGAGGGCGGCGCAGAGGCGGCGGAGCAGGGGGAGGGAGACCCCGACGACGTTGTGGTGGTCGCCGTCGATGCCCTCGACGAACGCGCCGCCGCGGCCGTCGATCGTGAACGCCCCCGCGACCCGGAGGGGTTCGCCGGTGGCGACGTAGGCCTCGATCTCGGCGTCGGTGACGTCGGCGAACCGCACCGTGGTCGACGCGGTCGCGACCGCGCGGCGGCCCGACGCCGGCTCCATCAGGCAGTGCCCCGTGTGGAGCACCCCGGTGCGCCCGCGCATCGCGCGCCACCGCTCGGTCGCGGCTTCCGCGGTCTCGGGCTTGCCGAGCGCCTGGCCGTCGAGCTCGAGCAGGGAGTCGCAGCCGAGGACGACGGTGCCCGGCGTCGGCTCGATCCGGCCCACGACCGTCTCGGCCTTTCGCGTGGCGAGCAGCTCCGCGGTCGCCGCGGGGGTCGGGCCGGACACCGCGGTCTCGTCGACGTCGCTGACGATCACTTCCGGGTTCAGTCCGGCCCGCCGGAGCGTGGTGAGGCGGGCGGGGGACGCGGAGGCGAGAATCAGGTGCGGCACGGGGAGCAATTGTGCCGCCGCGATCCCGGCCGCTCGGGGCAGGATGAGCTCATGCCCTACTACCGGGTGGCGGGAACGATCCCGCCCAAGCGCCACACGCAGTTCCGCCGGCCCGACGGCGGGCTGTACTCCGAGGAGCTGATGGGGGCCGAGGGGTTCTCCTCGGACTCCGCGCTGCTCTACCACGCGCACGTGCCGTCGGCGATCGTCGACAGCCGGCCCTGGGAGCTCCCGGATCTGACGACGACTCCGAACCACCCGCTGCGGCCGCGGCACCTGCGGCTGCACGCCCTCGGCGACCAGGGGGACTGGCGGAGCGTCGACGCCGTGACGGGCCGTCGGTTGGTGCTCGGCAATGCCGACGTGCGCCTGAACTACGCCGTTGTCGGCGCCACCTCACCGCTGTACCGCAACGCGATCGGCGACGAGTGCGTGTACGTCGAGGGCGGGACGGCGACCGTCGAGACCCTGTTCGGTGCGATCGACGCGGGCCCCGGCGACTACGTCGTGATCCCGCGCGGGACGACGCACCGCTGGGTCCCGACCGGCGACTCCGCGAGCGGAACGACGCCCCTGCGCCTCTACACGATCGAGGCGAACTCCCACATCACGCCGCCGAAGCGATACCTCTCCGCCCGCGGGCAGTTCCTCGAGCACGCCCCCTACTGCGAGCGGGATCTCCGCCCGCCGGGAGCGCCGCCGGTGGTCGAGGCGACCGACGTCGAGGTGTACCTGAAGCACCGCGGGGCCGGGGGCGTCGTCGGCTCGGTGGTCACCCACGCCACGCACCCGTTCGACGTCGTCGGCTGGGACGGGTGCCTGTACCCGTACGCGTTCAACCTCGCCGACTTCGAGCCGATCACCGGCCGGGTGCACCAGCCGCCGCCGGTCCACCAGATGTTCGAGGGCGCCAATTTCGTCGTCTGCAACTTCGTGCCGCGCAAGGTGGACTACCACCCGCTCGCGGTGCCGGTGCCGTACTACCACTCGAACGTCGACTCGGACGAGGTCATGTTCTACGTCGGCGGGAACTACGAGGCACGCAAGGGCTCGGGGATCGGTCTCGGCTCGATCTCGCTGCACCCGGGCGGGCACGCCCACGGCCCGCAGCCGGGCGCGGCCGAGGCGAGCCTCGGGGCGGAGCGTTTCGACGAGACCGCCGTCATGGTCGACACCTTCCGGCCGCTGGAGCTCGGCGAGGGCGCGCGGGCCTGCGAGGACCCGGACTACGCCTGGACGTGGGCCGGCCGCCGCACCGGCGCGACCGGGGCGGACGCGTGAACGCCCCGCGGGTCGACCCGGCGAACGCCGAGTCGCTGCGCAGCTGGGACGGGACCGACGGCGACTACTGGGCCACCAACGCCGACGCGTTCGACGCCACGCTCGCGGCGTACATGGAGCCGTTCTTCGACGCCGCCGACCTGCGGCCCGCCGAGCGGGTGCTCGACATCGGCTGCGGGTGCGGCCGGGCGACGATCGACGCCGCGCGCCGCACCTCGCCCGGGCGGGCGATGGGGGTGGACCTCTCGGCGGCGATGCTCGACGTCGCGCGGCACCGCGCGCAGGCCGAACAGGTCGCGAACATCGAGTTCGTCCAGGCCGACGCGCAGGTCTACCACTTCGAACCGGGCGGGTTCGACGTCGTCCTGAGCCGGTTCGGGGTGATGTTCTTCGCCGATCCGCCCGCGGCCTTCGCCAACATCGCCCGGGCGCTGCGCCCGGGCGGCCGGGTGCTGTTCGCGGTCTGGCAGGCCCCGGCGCAGAACACCTGGATGCAGGTTCTCCGGGAGTCCCTGGCGATGGGACGAGACCTCCCGGCGCCTCCGCCGGACGCGCCGGGCCCGACCTCGCTGGCCGACCCCGACCGGGTCCGGCACCTGCTCACCGGGGCGGGTCTGCACAAGGTGAAGCTCACCGGCGTGCGGCAGCCGGCGTGCTTCGGCACCGATCTGGACTCGGCGTACGAGTTCGTCTCCGGGCAGCCGTGCGTCCGGTTCCTCCTGAAGGACCTGGACGACGCCGCCCGGACGGAAGGCCTCGCCGCGCTGCGCGCCACGATCGCCGAGCACCTCACCCCGGACGGGCTGCTGCTGGACTCCGCGGCCTGGTTCGTCACGGCGGTGCGGCACTGAGGCCCGATCGGGGCGTTCGCGCAGTAGGTTCTGCTCCATGGGATACCCGCAGCGGCTTCTGCTGGACGGCGAGGAGATCGTCCTCGACCTGCGTCCGCACTGGTGGTTCTTGTCCAAGCACATCGCGGTCGGCGTGCCCGTGGTCGCGTTCGGGGTCTTCGCCCTGACGCTGGACGGCGACACCGGCACGGTCGTCGGGTGGCTCGCCGCGGCGCTGTTCGTGGTCTGGCTGCTGTGGTTCGCCGCGCGCCTGCTGCAGTGGCTGAGCACCCACTTCGTCCTCACCTCCGAGCGGCTGATCTACCGCAAGGGTCTGGTCGCCAAGCACGGCCGGGACGTCCCGCTGAACCGGGTGAACAACATCGACATGAGCCAGACGGTGTTCGAGCGGATCCTGCGCTCGGGCGATCTGCTCATCGAGTCCGCGGGTGAGAGCGGGCAGCAGCGGTTCACCGACATCAAGCGCCCCGAGTACGTGCAGCGGGAGATCAACCGCGCCGTCGAGGCCAACGATGTCCGCGAGCGCAGCGGCGGCATACCGGCCGCGCCCTCGGTGCCCACTCAGATCGCCGAGCTCGCCGCCCTGCGCGACCGGGGTTTGATCTCCGACGCCGAGTTCCAGGCGAAGAAGGCCGAGCTGCTCAACCGGATGTGACGCTCACTCAGCCGGTCACTGAGCGGGCGTCGGCGTCGCGACCCGGACGGCGGGGAGCGGAACCCCGGCCGACTTGAGCGCGGCCCCGAGGACCGGGGCGAGCTCCTTGACGAACGTCGCCGTCAGGTGGGAGCCCTGCCGGTAGACGAGCACGTCGCCGATGACCGGCGGGCAGATCGGCGCCGGGCAGATGTCGGCGACGAGGTCGAGAAACGCCGGGTTCGCCCGCGGCTGGGCCACGGCCTCGCGCAGCAGGGGAGCGGCGCTGTCGGCCACGGCGGGGTCGCGCTCGAACTCGCACTTCGACCAGTCCGAACGGTTCTCGGCGACGCACTGCCAGACCGTGAACGGCGGGGAGGGCGTGTCCGCGAGGACGAGAACGCGGATGCCGGCGGCCTCCAGCCGGGCCCAGGTCGCGTCGAGCCCGTCGCGCATCGCCGTGCGGCGCGCCTCGGGCGTCGGGCCGGCCGCGGTGGGGATCCGCTGTGAGGTCAGGACGAAGTCGGGCTTCGCCGGGCCGGTGAGCTCGGTGAGGACGTTGCCGACCCACTCGCGGCAGCTCGTGTAGAGCCCGTCGTTGCCGTTGGTGTCGACGTCGGCGGGGGCGCAGGCGGACTTCGTGTAGGTCACCACGCGCAGGTCGTTGCGGGGCAGCAGCGCCTGCAGTGCCGGCACCCACTGGGCGATCTTCGAGTCGCCGAACACCGCGATCGTCGTCGCCGCGTCCGGCGGCCCGTACTCGCAGGTGACGACCTCGGCCGAGACCTGGTTCTGCTGGCAACCCTTGGCGTACAGGTCCGGGACGTCCCGTTCCGCGCGTACCGGGTTCGGGCGGATGTTGCCGCCGGTGCCCCCGACGACCGCCGCGAGCGCGAGCCCCCCGACCGCCGCCGCGACGGTGACGTTCAGGCCGACGCCGAGCGCGAGCTTCGGGCGGGCCGACAGGACGCGGCTGTGCCGGACCGGGTTCTCCACCAGCTTGTGGGTGATCCACGCCGGCACGGCGCTGATCGCGACGACCACCAGGCCCTGCTTGGTGGAGATGCCGTCGTAGTGGTCGTCGGCGAGGACCAGCAGCGGCCAGTGCCACAGGTACAGCGAGTAGGAGAGGCCGCCGATCCAGCACATCGGCTTGGTGCCGAGCACGACGGCGGGTCCGAACCGGCCCGCGGCGGGGCCGGCGGCGATGACCGCCGCGGTGCCGAGGACCGGCAGCGCCGCGCGCCAGCCCGGCCACGGCATGGTCTCCTCGACGACGAAACCGGCCGCCACGATCGCGGCGAGGCCGCCCCAGCCGAGTACGAGCGCCACCAGGCGCGGGATGCGCGGCAGCACTCCGACCGCGACGGCGACCAGGCCGCCGACCGCGAGCTCCCACATCCGGGTCGGGGTCACGAAGAAGGCGCGGGCGGGGTTCGCGTCGGTCTCCGAGAGCGAGTACCAGAACGAGAGGACCGCGATGCCGATCAGGCCGAACGTCAGCAGCCGGCGGCCGTGGCCGAAGCGGCGCGCGAGCAGCGCGACGACGACCAGCAGCACCGGCCAGACGATGTAGAACTGCTCCTCGACCGCGAGCGACCAGAAGTGCTGGACGGGGGAGGGCGCGACGTCCTCGGCGAGGTAGTCGACGGACCGGTCCGCCAGCCGCCAGTTCACGAAGTAGAACGCGGCGGCCAGGATGTCGCCGCCGGTCGAGTCCCAGCGGTACTCGGGCAGGACCAGCCGCGCCCCGATCGCGGTGACGACCAGCACGATGCACGCCGCCGGCAACAGGCGCTTGGCGCGGCGCGCGTAGAACTCGACGAGCGAGACCGTGCCGCGCCGGTCGAACTCCGCGAGCAGCAGGCTCGTGATGAGGAAGCCGGAGATGACGAAGAAGACGTCGACGCCGACGAAGCCGCCGGACAGCTCGGACAGTCCCGCGTGGTAGATCAGGACCAGGCCGACCGCGATCGCGCGCAACCCCTCGACGTCCGCCCGGAAGCGGGAGCCACCGTGCGGCCGGTCCGCCGTCGCCGGCAGTTCGTTCTCGGGTGTCTTCCTCCGCCCCGCCTTCTGTGCTCGGTGCCGCGGACCCGCGACCTCGTCCGTCACGCGCGGGCCGCTTCTTCCGACTCCTCGGTCCGCGCCGCGGCGCCCGGGCGGCCGGCGACCAGCTCGGCGTAGCGGTCGAGCGACTCCAGTCGTGAGGTCTCGACGGCGGCGAGGACCCGGCGCAGGGTGTGCTCCATCCGCACGGCGGGGTCGGGCTCGGCGTCCTTGAGGCGCTGCACCCGCTCCAGCTGGGCGAGACGGAAGCGGGCGTCGACGACCAGCAGGACGGCGAGCCAGGCCAGCACCGTCAGCCCGAGGACCGACCAGCGGAGGCTCTCGGCCACGGCGGCGGCCCCGGTCAGGCCGGCCACCACCGTGGCCACGGCCATCACGGGCACCTGAGCCCGCGGACCGCCCACGGCCCGGCCCAGGTCCATCACCTTGGCGCGCATCAAGAACCCCTCACCCCTGCTGCGAAGATACT of the Sporichthya polymorpha DSM 43042 genome contains:
- a CDS encoding PH domain-containing protein is translated as MGYPQRLLLDGEEIVLDLRPHWWFLSKHIAVGVPVVAFGVFALTLDGDTGTVVGWLAAALFVVWLLWFAARLLQWLSTHFVLTSERLIYRKGLVAKHGRDVPLNRVNNIDMSQTVFERILRSGDLLIESAGESGQQRFTDIKRPEYVQREINRAVEANDVRERSGGIPAAPSVPTQIAELAALRDRGLISDAEFQAKKAELLNRM
- a CDS encoding class I SAM-dependent methyltransferase, with the translated sequence MNAPRVDPANAESLRSWDGTDGDYWATNADAFDATLAAYMEPFFDAADLRPAERVLDIGCGCGRATIDAARRTSPGRAMGVDLSAAMLDVARHRAQAEQVANIEFVQADAQVYHFEPGGFDVVLSRFGVMFFADPPAAFANIARALRPGGRVLFAVWQAPAQNTWMQVLRESLAMGRDLPAPPPDAPGPTSLADPDRVRHLLTGAGLHKVKLTGVRQPACFGTDLDSAYEFVSGQPCVRFLLKDLDDAARTEGLAALRATIAEHLTPDGLLLDSAAWFVTAVRH
- a CDS encoding Maf family protein; the encoded protein is MPHLILASASPARLTTLRRAGLNPEVIVSDVDETAVSGPTPAATAELLATRKAETVVGRIEPTPGTVVLGCDSLLELDGQALGKPETAEAATERWRAMRGRTGVLHTGHCLMEPASGRRAVATASTTVRFADVTDAEIEAYVATGEPLRVAGAFTIDGRGGAFVEGIDGDHHNVVGVSLPLLRRLCAALGIAWTALWELPA
- a CDS encoding WD40/YVTN/BNR-like repeat-containing protein translates to MATTLAAIGTAKGLFLARSDDDRRSWSLTGPHFGMSEVYSAAIDTRGGRTRILAGAMSWHWGPMVVRSDDLGATWVDTERGAVRFPEGTDAAVARVWQLAPAPADQPGVVYAGVEPSALFRSTDGGETFSLVEGLWNHPHRKEWQPGGGGQALHTVLPHPTDPARVLVAMSTGGVYRTGDGGESWSPANRGILADFLPGEEPEYGQCVHKVARNPQRPEQLFAQNHGGVYRSDDGGDRWVSIVDGLPADFGFPMVADPNAPGSVFVFPIVSGEERFPPERKCRVYRTDDAGATWSALTNGLPSDPHYGAVLRDGMCADDADPVGVYFGNRNGEVYATADRGESWQQIAAHLPPVLCVKAAVLPEPA
- a CDS encoding homogentisate 1,2-dioxygenase, whose product is MPYYRVAGTIPPKRHTQFRRPDGGLYSEELMGAEGFSSDSALLYHAHVPSAIVDSRPWELPDLTTTPNHPLRPRHLRLHALGDQGDWRSVDAVTGRRLVLGNADVRLNYAVVGATSPLYRNAIGDECVYVEGGTATVETLFGAIDAGPGDYVVIPRGTTHRWVPTGDSASGTTPLRLYTIEANSHITPPKRYLSARGQFLEHAPYCERDLRPPGAPPVVEATDVEVYLKHRGAGGVVGSVVTHATHPFDVVGWDGCLYPYAFNLADFEPITGRVHQPPPVHQMFEGANFVVCNFVPRKVDYHPLAVPVPYYHSNVDSDEVMFYVGGNYEARKGSGIGLGSISLHPGGHAHGPQPGAAEASLGAERFDETAVMVDTFRPLELGEGARACEDPDYAWTWAGRRTGATGADA
- a CDS encoding acyltransferase family protein; this translates as MTDEVAGPRHRAQKAGRRKTPENELPATADRPHGGSRFRADVEGLRAIAVGLVLIYHAGLSELSGGFVGVDVFFVISGFLITSLLLAEFDRRGTVSLVEFYARRAKRLLPAACIVLVVTAIGARLVLPEYRWDSTGGDILAAAFYFVNWRLADRSVDYLAEDVAPSPVQHFWSLAVEEQFYIVWPVLLVVVALLARRFGHGRRLLTFGLIGIAVLSFWYSLSETDANPARAFFVTPTRMWELAVGGLVAVAVGVLPRIPRLVALVLGWGGLAAIVAAGFVVEETMPWPGWRAALPVLGTAAVIAAGPAAGRFGPAVVLGTKPMCWIGGLSYSLYLWHWPLLVLADDHYDGISTKQGLVVVAISAVPAWITHKLVENPVRHSRVLSARPKLALGVGLNVTVAAAVGGLALAAVVGGTGGNIRPNPVRAERDVPDLYAKGCQQNQVSAEVVTCEYGPPDAATTIAVFGDSKIAQWVPALQALLPRNDLRVVTYTKSACAPADVDTNGNDGLYTSCREWVGNVLTELTGPAKPDFVLTSQRIPTAAGPTPEARRTAMRDGLDATWARLEAAGIRVLVLADTPSPPFTVWQCVAENRSDWSKCEFERDPAVADSAAPLLREAVAQPRANPAFLDLVADICPAPICPPVIGDVLVYRQGSHLTATFVKELAPVLGAALKSAGVPLPAVRVATPTPAQ